One window from the genome of Eucalyptus grandis isolate ANBG69807.140 chromosome 7, ASM1654582v1, whole genome shotgun sequence encodes:
- the LOC120295265 gene encoding cell number regulator 2-like produces MSSNRSYDVEEQPWSTGLCGCFDDIKSCCLTCWCPCVTFGRISEIVDKGATSCVSNGAIFALIYHLNTWAYLYSFSYRTRLRRELGLKQDPCHDCLVHCFCMRCALCQEYRELKSRGFNMEKGWEGNANKHREVAMAPKVEGDMKR; encoded by the exons ATGAGCTCAAACAGATCCTACGATGTGGAAGAACAACCTTGGAGCACTGGCCTCTGTGGCTGCTTCGACGACATCAAAAGCT GCTGCCTCACCTGCTGGTGCCCATGCGTCACGTTCGGACGGATATCAGAGATTGTGGACAAAGGGGCAACAT CTTGCGTCTCGAATGGCGCAATCTTTGCGCTGATCTACCACCTGAATACGTGGGCATACCTCTATTCATTCTCCTACCGAACCAGACTCAGACGAGAACTCGGGTTGAAGCAAGATCCTTGCCATGACTGCTTAGTCCACTGCTTCTGTATGCGCTGCGCCCTTTGTCAAGAGTACCGAGAGCTCAAGAGCCGCGGATTCAACATGGAGAAGG GATGGGAAGGAAACGCCAACAAACATAGAGAAGTGGCAATGGCTCCAAAGGTGGAAGGCGACATGAAGCGCTAG